Proteins encoded together in one Cyanobium sp. WAJ14-Wanaka window:
- a CDS encoding cation-transporting P-type ATPase, with amino-acid sequence MPPTVHPWHALTGPACLEKLQAGTDGLSTVETSRRRAEVGANRLELAAGRSTLEILWDQFSNVMLIMLLAVAVVSAAIDLYQGSFPKDAIAILVIVILNGLLGYLQESRAQKALLALRDMAQPMVQVRRDGEWRRLSSEDLVPGDLIRLEAGDRVPADARLLEGVDLGVREAALTGEAEAVFKKPDLLLEETTPVLERQNCLFQGTEVVRGRGVAVVSSTGMATQLGQIAQLINTAGGESTPLQERLDGLAKVLVGSALGLVALVVGLGLLLKQDPLNLLEVSLSMAVAIVPEGLPAVITVTLAIGTQRMVRRAALIRRLPAVEALGSVTVICSDKTGTLTQNRQVVQELRFSTEAVGVSGEGYFPSGEFSPRSLQPPAGASAGVPAGLQNLLLQAAVLCSDAEHKRNGKGGWEILGDPTEGALSVVAAKAGFDDFDLRNRYRRAAEIPFSSERQLMAVWVEDRDGSLQYPLGAAAQGSDQLLISKGAPEVILAGCSRWVDGGGVVPIDDGQRQWWLDQARQLAASGLRVLAFACAPHHPSPDHPIEGQVLLGLMAQLDPARPEVTKAVATCRTAGIRPVMITGDHPLTARAIAADIGLASEDCEVVLGRELEASSDEDLRALVARCNVYARVPPEQKLRIVKALQANGQVVAMTGDGVNDAPALKQAHIGVAMGITGTEVSKEAADMVLLDDNFATIVSAVEEGRLVYANIRRFVKYILGSNVGELITISAAPLVGIYGVAMTPLQILWMNLVTDGVPALALALEPAEDGLMARQPARPGESIFARGIGRYILRVGVVFALFVIALMVWSYRTAGSDGPWKTMVFTTLCLGQMGHALSARSDRPLTQVNPFSNRWLLWAVIFTTALQMLLLYVPWLARFFGTVPLSAANLGVCVGVSLLFFVYLEANKILRSLWIRATADSPVSGKA; translated from the coding sequence ATGCCGCCCACCGTTCATCCCTGGCATGCCCTGACCGGCCCTGCCTGTCTGGAGAAGCTCCAGGCAGGCACCGATGGTCTCAGCACGGTGGAAACAAGCCGGCGACGGGCCGAGGTGGGAGCCAACCGCCTCGAGCTGGCCGCCGGCCGCAGCACCCTGGAGATCCTCTGGGATCAGTTCAGCAACGTGATGCTGATCATGCTGCTGGCGGTGGCCGTGGTGTCGGCAGCGATCGACCTGTACCAGGGCAGCTTCCCCAAGGACGCCATCGCCATCCTGGTGATCGTGATCCTCAACGGCCTGCTGGGCTACCTGCAGGAGAGCCGCGCCCAGAAGGCCCTGCTGGCACTGCGTGACATGGCTCAGCCCATGGTGCAGGTGCGCCGAGACGGTGAGTGGCGGCGCCTCTCCAGTGAAGACCTGGTGCCGGGGGATCTGATCCGGCTGGAGGCAGGTGATCGGGTCCCCGCCGATGCCCGCCTGCTCGAAGGGGTGGATCTGGGGGTTCGCGAAGCGGCGCTCACCGGCGAGGCCGAGGCCGTTTTCAAGAAGCCCGATCTGCTGCTCGAGGAGACCACGCCGGTGCTCGAGCGTCAGAACTGCCTGTTTCAGGGCACTGAGGTGGTGCGTGGTCGCGGCGTGGCGGTGGTCAGCTCCACCGGGATGGCCACCCAGCTCGGCCAGATCGCGCAGCTGATCAACACCGCCGGTGGCGAGAGCACCCCGCTGCAGGAGCGGCTCGATGGCCTCGCCAAGGTGCTGGTGGGCAGCGCCCTCGGCCTGGTGGCGCTGGTGGTGGGGCTAGGCCTGTTGCTCAAGCAGGACCCTCTCAATCTGCTGGAGGTGTCGCTGTCGATGGCGGTGGCGATCGTGCCGGAGGGCCTGCCGGCTGTGATCACAGTCACATTGGCGATCGGTACGCAGCGGATGGTGCGCCGCGCGGCTTTGATCCGGCGGCTGCCGGCGGTGGAGGCCCTCGGCTCGGTCACGGTGATCTGCTCCGACAAGACCGGCACCCTCACCCAGAACCGCCAGGTGGTGCAGGAATTGCGCTTTAGCACCGAGGCTGTGGGCGTGAGCGGTGAGGGTTACTTCCCAAGCGGCGAGTTCAGCCCCCGCTCTCTGCAACCGCCCGCCGGCGCCAGCGCCGGGGTGCCGGCGGGGCTGCAAAACCTGCTGCTTCAGGCTGCCGTGCTCTGCAGCGACGCCGAGCACAAACGCAACGGCAAGGGCGGCTGGGAAATACTCGGCGATCCCACCGAGGGTGCTCTCTCGGTGGTGGCCGCCAAGGCTGGCTTCGATGACTTCGATCTGCGCAACCGCTATCGCCGTGCCGCCGAGATCCCCTTCAGCTCGGAGCGGCAGCTGATGGCGGTGTGGGTGGAAGATCGCGATGGCAGCCTGCAGTACCCGCTGGGAGCCGCAGCCCAGGGTTCCGATCAGCTGCTGATCAGCAAAGGTGCGCCGGAGGTGATCCTGGCTGGGTGCAGCCGCTGGGTGGATGGTGGCGGTGTGGTGCCCATCGATGACGGCCAGCGTCAGTGGTGGCTGGATCAGGCCCGCCAGCTGGCCGCCTCCGGCTTGCGGGTGCTGGCCTTTGCCTGCGCCCCGCACCATCCCAGCCCGGATCACCCCATCGAGGGGCAGGTGCTGCTTGGGTTGATGGCTCAGCTCGATCCCGCCCGGCCCGAGGTCACAAAGGCCGTGGCCACCTGCCGCACCGCTGGCATCCGGCCGGTGATGATCACCGGCGATCACCCCCTCACCGCCCGCGCCATCGCTGCTGATATCGGTCTGGCCAGCGAGGATTGCGAGGTGGTGCTCGGCCGCGAGCTCGAGGCCAGCAGCGATGAGGATCTGCGCGCGCTGGTGGCCCGCTGCAACGTTTATGCCCGGGTGCCGCCCGAGCAGAAGCTGCGCATCGTCAAGGCGCTGCAGGCCAATGGCCAGGTGGTGGCGATGACCGGCGACGGTGTGAACGACGCCCCCGCCCTCAAGCAGGCCCACATCGGCGTGGCCATGGGCATCACCGGCACCGAAGTGAGCAAGGAAGCTGCCGACATGGTGCTGCTCGACGACAATTTCGCCACGATTGTGAGTGCGGTTGAGGAAGGCCGCCTGGTGTATGCCAACATCCGCCGCTTCGTGAAATACATCCTTGGCAGCAATGTTGGTGAGCTGATCACGATTTCCGCTGCACCGCTGGTGGGGATCTACGGGGTGGCGATGACGCCCCTGCAGATTCTCTGGATGAACCTGGTTACCGATGGCGTGCCGGCGCTGGCCCTGGCCCTCGAGCCTGCCGAGGACGGCTTGATGGCGCGTCAGCCGGCTCGCCCAGGTGAATCGATCTTCGCCCGCGGGATCGGGCGCTACATCCTGCGGGTTGGTGTGGTTTTCGCGCTGTTCGTGATCGCGCTGATGGTGTGGAGCTACCGCACGGCCGGCTCGGATGGTCCCTGGAAAACGATGGTGTTCACCACCCTCTGCCTGGGGCAGATGGGGCATGCGCTCTCCGCCAGGAGCGATCGCCCCCTCACCCAGGTGAATCCCTTCAGCAATCGCTGGCTGCTCTGGGCGGTG
- a CDS encoding DedA family protein has protein sequence MISSDLFSTADLQALLQTWGYGVVFGAMLLESAGVPLPGETVTLLGGYAAGSGHLNGVGVIAAASSSAILGDSIGYWLGRRAGWPLVLRVARLLRKSPEQMEVLRCNLLSAAG, from the coding sequence TTGATTTCCTCCGATTTGTTCAGCACGGCCGACCTGCAGGCCCTGCTCCAAACCTGGGGCTATGGGGTGGTCTTTGGGGCCATGTTGCTCGAAAGCGCCGGGGTGCCCCTGCCGGGTGAAACCGTGACCCTGCTCGGCGGTTATGCCGCCGGCAGCGGCCACCTCAATGGGGTGGGGGTGATAGCAGCCGCCAGCAGCAGCGCAATCTTGGGGGATTCGATTGGCTATTGGCTGGGGCGCCGGGCCGGTTGGCCCTTGGTTTTAAGGGTGGCTCGCCTGCTGCGTAAATCGCCCGAGCAGATGGAGGTGCTGCGGTGCAACTTACTGTCGGCCGCGGGCTGA